Genomic segment of Nocardiopsis mwathae:
TCACAACGGACCCGACGGCTGCGGCTCGGCCTGGGGGTGGTGCTGCTCCCGTTCCAGTCTCCCGTGCGGACGGCCGAACGCGTGGCGACCCTGGACGTGCTGTCCGGCGGACGGGTCGAGTTCGGCACCGGGCGCGGCGCCTCGCCCCTGGAGTACCAGGCGTTCGACCGGCCTTTCGAGCGGTCGCGGCGGATCTGGGAGGAATCGCTCGACGCGGTGCTGCGGATCTGGGCCGCCGAAGGCGGCCCGGTGACCATCGACACCCCCTACTTCACCGTGCCCGGTGTCTCGGTCCACCCGCGCCCCGCACAGGACCCGCACCCTCCGGTGTGGGTGGCCTCGACCAGCCGGGACGGCTACCGTGCCGCCGCTCGGCGCGGGTACCACCTGCTCGGTATGACGATGCTCAAGGGTGTGGACGACGTCGCCGAGGACATCGCCGAGTACAGGCGGACCCTGGCCGAGCACGGCTTCGACCCCGACACGCGCCGCGTCGCACTGATGGTCCCCTGGCACGTGGCGCCCACCCGCGACGAGGCGGTCGCCACCGCGGCCGACGCCGTGCTCTGGTACATCCGCCGCCAGGTCAACCTGGTGACACCACCCGACTACTACGACGCGCGGCACGCCACCCACCGCGTCCTCGGGCAACTCGCGGCGGGGATGCCGGCCGAGGCCGCCCTGGAGACGCTGCGCGACCACCGCATGGTCGTCATCGACGACGTCGAGGGGTCCCGCCGGGCCGTCGACCGCATCCGCGCGGCCGGGGCCACCGACCTCATCCTGCAGGCCCAGGTCGGCGGGCTCGACCACGAGCATGTGTGCGACACCATCAAGCTCTTCCATCGGGAGGTGGAGCCAGGGCGGGCATGGCGGGGACAGGGGACGCAAGAGGGACCGGCGAGCGGCTGAGGAGCGGTGGTCGATGACGAACGAGAACGTGCGGGGACCCTGGATCGGCGACGACGACACCGCCATCGGCCCGGTCGGCGGCTCCGGCCTGCTCCTCGTCTCCCCCGGTACCGGGACGGTCGCGGCGCTCGGGCCGGAGGACCGGCGCGCCGCGGTCGGCGTCGGCGCGCGGACGCTGGCCGCCGCCGGCGTCGGCGCGCACGACCGCGTCGTGGTCGCGCTGAACAACGAGGGCGGTCAGGCGGGCACGCTGCTGGCCGAAGCCGCCGTCGCCACCGGGGCGAGTGCCGCGGCGATCGGGCCGCGCGGCAGGATGCGCCTGCACGGTGCCCTGGAGGCGGTCGGTGCGACCACGCTGGTCGCCACCGCGACCGGCACGATGGATCTGCTCTCCCGCCTCCACCTGGAGTTCGGGATCGACCCGTTGGACCTCGGCCTGCGCCGTGTCCTTCTCGCCGGCGAGATCACCGAGCCGGAGGCGCGCCGCCGGCTCGCGGAGGAGTTCGACGCCGATGTCGTCGACCTCCTCATCGACCCGCGGTTCCACATCCCGCTGGCGCACGGCGACGGGACGGCCCTGGTCCCGGTGGAACCGGGAGCGGTCGGGCTCGCCCCGCTGACCGAGGACCGGCGGCTGGCGCCCCCCTATCCCGGGGGCGCGGCCGAGATCACCACGTGCCCGTTCTGGCACTCCGATCTGGCCGACGCGACCGTGCGCACCGGCCTGGTCGCGGTCCCCGCCGGCGGCGCGACGGCGGTCCCGCTGCCCCGCCACACCGTCGGCGACCGCGTGCTGGTGCGCGGCCAGTGGCTGTCGCTGGCCCGGCTGGAGCGGGCGCTGGCGTGCGTCGACGGCATCGCGCACTGGACCCTGCGGGTACGCCGGCCCGGGACCCTCGACAGCGCCGAACTCCGGGTCGCCTTCACCCGCGACTCGCTCGTGGGCGAGGCGATGTGGCACCGCCGCATCGAACAGGCCCTGGCCGGGCTGACCCCGGTGCGGATCGACCTCGCCGTCGAGCCGCGCACCGAGGACGAGCGCCGCCCCGGCACCGTGGCCGACGAACGCGGACACCACCTCGCGCGGACCCGTACGGAGGCGGAAAGGCGGCACGATGTGGAACTCCCCCGGCGCTGAGCCCCTCGGCGGTTCTCCCGAGATCGCCCCCGTGCCCCGAGGATGGACGACGATCCCCCGCATGCTGCGCGCGCAGGCCCGCGCCCGCCCGGATGCCGGGGTGCTGGTGGAGCGGGACACCCGGTGCACCCTCGCCGACCTGGCACGGGGGGCGGCCCGCGTGGCGCGGGCGATCGCGGCCGCCGACGTGCGCCCGGGCGACCGCGTGGCGGTGATCGGCCCCAACACCGCGCAGTGGGCGGTGCTCGCCTTCGGCGCGTGGGACAGCGGTGCCGTTCTCGTAGGGCTGTCGACGCGGTCCAGGGGGTTCGAGGTCGCCGAGCTGCTGCGCCGCACCGGCGCGCGGCTGCTGTTCACCACCGAGCGCTTCCTCGGCATCTCCTTCGTGCGCCTGATCGAGGCGGTCGTCGGCGGCCCGTGTGAGGGGCGGCCGTTCGCCGGGCTGCCCGACCTCGAACGGGTGGTGCTGACCGACACCGCACCGGACCACCCGGCCGCGGCGCGGTCGGGGATCGAGTCCTACGCGGTGTTCACCGACCGCGCCGACCGGGTGTCCACGGCTGTCGCCGAGGGGCGGGCGCAGGCGGTACTCGGCCAGGACCTGGCCGAAATCCTCGCCACGTCGGGGACCACGGGCGCGCCCAAGGGCGTGATGGTCCACCACGCCCAGCTGCTGCGCGGGTACTGGGACTGGTCGGCCGTGGTGGGGCTGGGCCCGGACGACACGTATCCGGTGATCGCCCCGTTCTCGCACGGGTTCGGGGTCAACGCGGGACTGCTGGCCGGAGTGATGCGGGCGGCGGCCGTGCTCCCCCAGCCCCGCTTCGATGCCGCGCGGCTGGTGGGCCTGATCGAGCACGACGGTGCCACGGTTCTGGCCGGCCCGCCCACGATGTTCCAGCGGATCCTCGACGAGATCGGCGCGGGGGCGATGGGGGGCGGCGCCGGACGCCGCGAGGTCCGGCTGCGGGTCGGGATCTGCGGCGCCGCCGCGGTCCCGCCCGAGCTGGTCCGGCGCCTGCTGGAGGACGGGGTGGTGCGCCGGATGGTCAACGCCTACGGACTGATCGAGGGCACGGTGGTGTCCATGACGCGGGCGGACGACCCGGTGGACGTCGTCGCCGGGACCGCCGGGCGGCCGATGCCGGGCGTGCGCGTCGAAGTCGTGGACGAGGGCGGCACGCCGCTGCCGCCCGGCCGGCGGGGCGAGGTCCGGGTCGCCGGATACGGCGTGATGCGCGGCTACTGGGGCGATCCGCGGCGCACCGCCGAGGCGATCGACGATGCGGGGCGGCTGCGCACCGGGGACATCGGCGTGCTCGATGCGGCCGGGAACCTGGCGATCGTCGACCGCGCCAAGGACGTCTTCGTCTGCGGCGGCTTCACCGCCTACCCGGCCGAGATCGAGCGGCTGCTGGTGCGCCACGGCGGCATCTCCCGAGCGGCGGTCATCGGCGTCCCCGACCCGCTGCTGGGCGAGGTCGGCCGCGCCTATGCGGTGCCGCGCCCCGGAGCGCGCCCCACCGCCGAGGAGGTCCTGTCCTGGGCGCGGGAGCACATGTCGAACTACAAGGTGCCGCGCCGCCTGGAGTTCGTCGACGCACTGCCGACCAACCCGAACGGGAAGGTCGACAAGGCCGTCCTACGCCGTCGCGCCGCCGGGACGTGAGGCGTCGGCTTCAGCCCGCCGCGCCGACCGCGGCTGCCACTGTCCGGCCGCCATCGCGCCCAGCGCGACGAGGAAGCCGAGGAGCTGCCACGGGGTCAGCGCCTGGCCCAGTACCAGGAACCCGGCGATCAGCGCGGCCATCGGGTTGGTCAGCCCGAGGAAGCTCACCTGCGCCGGGGCCAGTCGTTCGATGCCGCGGAACCACAGGATGTAGGCGAGCGCGGTTCCGAACAGGC
This window contains:
- a CDS encoding LLM class flavin-dependent oxidoreductase, which codes for MPSLRVSLGYEVEVRGRTKDVEKRAFDGAVAQAELADDLGYEAVWFVEHHFTRGFSHSSAPDLILAAISQRTRRLRLGLGVVLLPFQSPVRTAERVATLDVLSGGRVEFGTGRGASPLEYQAFDRPFERSRRIWEESLDAVLRIWAAEGGPVTIDTPYFTVPGVSVHPRPAQDPHPPVWVASTSRDGYRAAARRGYHLLGMTMLKGVDDVAEDIAEYRRTLAEHGFDPDTRRVALMVPWHVAPTRDEAVATAADAVLWYIRRQVNLVTPPDYYDARHATHRVLGQLAAGMPAEAALETLRDHRMVVIDDVEGSRRAVDRIRAAGATDLILQAQVGGLDHEHVCDTIKLFHREVEPGRAWRGQGTQEGPASG
- a CDS encoding phenylacetate--CoA ligase family protein; this translates as MTNENVRGPWIGDDDTAIGPVGGSGLLLVSPGTGTVAALGPEDRRAAVGVGARTLAAAGVGAHDRVVVALNNEGGQAGTLLAEAAVATGASAAAIGPRGRMRLHGALEAVGATTLVATATGTMDLLSRLHLEFGIDPLDLGLRRVLLAGEITEPEARRRLAEEFDADVVDLLIDPRFHIPLAHGDGTALVPVEPGAVGLAPLTEDRRLAPPYPGGAAEITTCPFWHSDLADATVRTGLVAVPAGGATAVPLPRHTVGDRVLVRGQWLSLARLERALACVDGIAHWTLRVRRPGTLDSAELRVAFTRDSLVGEAMWHRRIEQALAGLTPVRIDLAVEPRTEDERRPGTVADERGHHLARTRTEAERRHDVELPRR
- a CDS encoding AMP-binding protein; the encoded protein is MLRAQARARPDAGVLVERDTRCTLADLARGAARVARAIAAADVRPGDRVAVIGPNTAQWAVLAFGAWDSGAVLVGLSTRSRGFEVAELLRRTGARLLFTTERFLGISFVRLIEAVVGGPCEGRPFAGLPDLERVVLTDTAPDHPAAARSGIESYAVFTDRADRVSTAVAEGRAQAVLGQDLAEILATSGTTGAPKGVMVHHAQLLRGYWDWSAVVGLGPDDTYPVIAPFSHGFGVNAGLLAGVMRAAAVLPQPRFDAARLVGLIEHDGATVLAGPPTMFQRILDEIGAGAMGGGAGRREVRLRVGICGAAAVPPELVRRLLEDGVVRRMVNAYGLIEGTVVSMTRADDPVDVVAGTAGRPMPGVRVEVVDEGGTPLPPGRRGEVRVAGYGVMRGYWGDPRRTAEAIDDAGRLRTGDIGVLDAAGNLAIVDRAKDVFVCGGFTAYPAEIERLLVRHGGISRAAVIGVPDPLLGEVGRAYAVPRPGARPTAEEVLSWAREHMSNYKVPRRLEFVDALPTNPNGKVDKAVLRRRAAGT